A window of the Corynebacterium minutissimum genome harbors these coding sequences:
- a CDS encoding HNH endonuclease signature motif containing protein, translating into MTTTTPTAYFSHMNPECALAMERSAARRADYRSWAAAMPPLDEDFDVACQRLVAKLGLAPHTITECCLAVHRLEDLPQVKAMQEELFLLDMRALIAIDFTMTKLGEVPQETLALIDASLANYFIPTAPNQTFPTPPQIGRKVRDICKSIDKTISFRDTRKKDSYTMTDNGERANLELNTDSATGIILDKYIKEAAKENGVSTADAVKKLIAGSITPPSTVILHTYQATDIENAPTLVQGYGWTSQEMPTTRTRDLSSEPEASDSYVASELIRKYVEGRDGTCRALGCNRPAHLCQMDHRVNYADGGPTHPSNLASLCQHHHNMKTDGRAHYIMDPITGDIVWLFEDGTWAMTEPTGPLANKTKRWAQTVAQKITAIRQRAHEQAQALKKELDAEAAAKAAAQAQAPSTPPEDIPF; encoded by the coding sequence GTGACAACCACTACTCCTACCGCCTACTTTTCCCACATGAACCCTGAATGCGCCCTCGCCATGGAGCGCAGCGCCGCGCGCCGCGCCGACTACCGTTCTTGGGCGGCCGCCATGCCTCCGCTCGATGAAGATTTCGATGTGGCGTGTCAGAGGCTCGTCGCCAAGCTTGGGCTCGCCCCACACACCATCACCGAATGTTGCCTTGCCGTACACCGGCTAGAGGACCTTCCCCAGGTGAAAGCGATGCAGGAAGAGCTCTTCCTGCTCGATATGCGAGCCCTCATCGCCATCGATTTCACCATGACCAAGCTGGGGGAAGTACCCCAGGAGACGCTCGCGCTTATCGACGCCTCCTTGGCCAACTACTTCATCCCCACCGCCCCCAACCAGACTTTTCCTACACCTCCGCAGATCGGCCGCAAAGTGCGCGATATTTGCAAGAGCATCGATAAAACGATTTCTTTCCGCGATACACGGAAGAAGGATTCCTACACCATGACGGACAATGGTGAGCGCGCCAACCTGGAGCTCAACACGGATAGCGCCACGGGCATCATCTTGGATAAATACATCAAAGAAGCCGCGAAGGAAAACGGGGTGTCCACAGCCGATGCTGTAAAGAAGCTCATCGCCGGCAGCATTACACCACCGTCGACGGTCATCCTGCACACGTATCAGGCCACCGATATCGAGAACGCACCGACGCTCGTACAGGGCTATGGCTGGACGTCTCAAGAGATGCCTACGACCCGCACTCGTGACCTGTCCTCGGAGCCGGAAGCCTCGGATAGCTATGTTGCCTCGGAGCTCATCCGAAAATACGTCGAGGGGCGCGACGGCACGTGCCGCGCTCTTGGCTGCAATCGGCCGGCCCACCTGTGCCAGATGGACCACCGCGTCAACTACGCCGACGGCGGCCCAACCCATCCGAGTAATCTCGCCTCGCTGTGCCAGCACCATCACAACATGAAGACCGATGGCCGTGCGCATTACATCATGGACCCCATAACCGGGGATATCGTATGGCTCTTCGAGGATGGAACCTGGGCCATGACGGAGCCCACCGGCCCGCTGGCGAACAAGACCAAGCGCTGGGCCCAAACCGTAGCCCAGAAGATCACTGCTATCCGCCAGCGCGCCCACGAGCAAGCTCAGGCGCTCAAGAAGGAACTAGACGCCGAGGCAGCCGCCAAGGCTGCGGCGCAAGCCCAGGCTCCCAGCACTCCCCCAGAGGACATCCCGTTCTAA
- a CDS encoding LURP-one-related/scramblase family protein, which translates to MLPRILTLDTLVISQTKSFLQDQFLIADEQGVPVGTIVQSGSLKDMFFNSSRSLEVAFTDDQGNPQQPLMLIKDPPNFVRDTYEVYLPGIEKPMAVVTKRFAMFKTRLTMEMEGFPEIEITGDIWDWNITISSQGQPLAQVTNEWSGVGKFLSGKNTYRLSIAGGLDPQQHAALIGAVMCMDMLRTKAQQSS; encoded by the coding sequence ATGTTGCCCCGAATTTTGACGCTCGACACCCTCGTAATCTCGCAGACGAAGTCCTTCCTTCAGGATCAATTCCTCATTGCGGATGAGCAAGGTGTGCCTGTTGGCACGATTGTGCAGTCCGGAAGCCTGAAAGACATGTTCTTCAATTCCTCCCGCAGCCTGGAGGTGGCCTTCACGGATGATCAGGGCAACCCGCAGCAGCCGCTCATGCTGATCAAGGATCCGCCGAACTTCGTGCGGGATACGTATGAGGTGTACCTGCCGGGCATCGAGAAGCCTATGGCGGTGGTGACCAAGCGATTCGCCATGTTTAAGACGCGCCTGACCATGGAAATGGAAGGTTTCCCAGAGATTGAGATTACGGGTGATATTTGGGATTGGAACATCACCATTAGTAGTCAGGGGCAGCCGCTGGCGCAGGTGACTAACGAGTGGTCCGGCGTAGGCAAGTTCCTTTCGGGGAAGAATACCTACCGCCTCAGCATTGCGGGAGGGCTAGACCCACAGCAGCATGCAGCTCTTATCGGTGCAGTGATGTGTATGGATATGCTGCGCACGAAGGCGCAGCAGAGCAGCTAG
- a CDS encoding 30S ribosomal protein bS22, translating into MGSVIKKRRKRMSKKKHRKMLRRTRVQRRKLGK; encoded by the coding sequence ATGGGTTCTGTCATCAAGAAGCGCCGCAAGCGCATGTCCAAGAAGAAGCACCGCAAGATGCTGCGCCGCACCCGCGTTCAGCGTCGCAAGCTGGGCAAGTAA